Proteins co-encoded in one Malus sylvestris chromosome 9, drMalSylv7.2, whole genome shotgun sequence genomic window:
- the LOC126634234 gene encoding uncharacterized protein LOC126634234 isoform X2 has translation MAHGKVSLPQDLLPSNLVDSHFSAKDEAFHGNSEEKALTGSLDLSIDQVASDSSIPLSPQWLYAKPDSKTLATGTSGEVHANDSLSHGNSTDPNSRDIWRVDGSQEKKDWKRNAPDLDSSRRWREEERETGLLGRRDRKKEDRCLGTSLTRDNTETRAEDRRVGATTTKDAAENKVLSSDRWIESRRDNKWSSRWGPEDKEKDSRIGKKTDVEREDVHVEKQSFSNSNRSASERDSDSRDKWRPRHRIDCQSAGAGPYRAAPGFGMARGQVEKVGFAAGRGRSNTNGSLQIGKLVLGKSSCFANMYCYPRGKLLDIYRKQKKDSTFDMPDGMEHVSPITQVGSIEPLAFVAPDAEEEAGLGDIYKGRITSSEVVYNPSGDMNVLDEDAKGSSNVSVSKEEGKNVQSAEKVDLNNSFPVTGAESPICGSQTHILKESVATEGEQKVLAVTAVGDREIDPSNDDADLKSSRCQEQTASSDHQYLKSNEDAQLLERIVTPEDMSLCYLDPQGNIQGPFLGIDIIAWFEQGFFGIDLPVRSFDAPNGSLFQELGEVMPHLKTKSGPVYNSSLPTQLEPLDAVGGSLEERTSAPNYDGGSAILNNQGIQNVVAEDEEIVFPGRPKSSSDCLLRSSADIHGTFANPPSLNSLANEVLETSMPDQQDDKLHPFGLLMSELRGNSRLRPAQSSHASFRIDDQVHFRDSFFEEGATVANQNSLTAMIDQPCFVEIQPDNYIKNNTNVSLGSIDPHHLSRLGQQNSGFDPAEYIMSQQLLKERFQQLNHLSPLTVAHSAGTGVDRFPGFGFPDSKNPNIQPSFHYPVADMEHIFEMQHQLELRQHQHQLELQQQQRQLELQQQQRQLELQQQQRKLELQQHQRRLELQQHQRQLELQQQHRQLEIQEHQRQVELQRQHQVELHHQRQLELQQQQRQLELQQKRHLQEQLHQHQMKLQQQQKSQAQHVLIEQFLHQQISDSGYGQWKADATRGNPFDQLHSRKHILDDLHQISHSSRHDPLLEHIIQENIGRSGQTDFFDLISQAKQGNMHISDLQAQQLSAALREQLQMEGERHVGGPRFVDEASQVVRNPVGHHQAQMVGFSSSENYQQQQRFPTHEQQLSHLNWNHATREQPQGGFYEPNSLEFERSSVPASSHAMNLDILSARGRGLDEFYSSHPVGLEHLPFGNNGHLEDSSIESLRRHAEQTRDSEATMAFADSGIWASSDGDKEHSKQFLMDLHQKFSQSVQLSEVDYQHHLSSSGSGGESVHYPFNLLPDQPVGMNNSFTEGPFRSNSRAFVEDLSELEGNNWKKQGVKSYEGNMGEQEETSRDLRSNAHSRQRSLSSAGGGGSFYSSETGIDKPLGEEVSNGRLPSIVTKGYDNALNRRRVLSSQDVLSEAALPLPVKQRNPAATQVSETQACSKNDAQFRRTSSYNDTSVSETSFIDMLKKPVISEADAANRAAALESSDGGGQAGRTGKKKGKKGRQIDPALLGFKVTSNRILMGEIHRLND, from the exons ATGGCGCATGGAAAAGTCAGTCTCCCTCAAGATCTCCTCCCCTCGAATCTGGTCGATTCACACTTCTCCGCCAAAG ATGAAGCCTTCCACGGAAACAGTGAGGAGAAGGCGCTAACGGGGTCCCTTGACTTGTCAATTG ATCAAGTTGCCTCGGACAGCAGCATCCCTTTGTCTCCACAATGGCTATATGCTAAACCAGATTCCAAGACACTAGCAACTGGAACGTCAGGG GAAGTGCATGCAAATGATTCTCTGTCTCATGGAAACTCAACTGATCCCAATTCGAGAGACATTTGGCGTGTAGATGGATCTCAGGAGAAAAAAGATTGGAAGAGGAATGCACCTGATTTAGATAGTAGTCGCCGCTGGCgtgaagaggagagagaaacagGCTTACTTGGTAGGAGAGATCGAAAGAAAGAAGATCGCTGTCTAGGTACTAGTTTGACCAGGGATAATACTGAGACTAGAGCAGAAGATCGCCGTGTAGGTGCGACTACAACTAAGGATGCTGCAGAGAATAAAGTATTGTCTTCTGACCGCTGGATTGAATCCCGAAGAGATAACAAATGGTCATCAAGGTGGGGGCCTGAAGATAAAGAGAAGGACTCACGAATAGGGAAAAAGACTGATGTTGAGAGGGAAGATGTACATGTCGAGAAGCAGTCTTTTTCCAACAGCAACCGTTCCGCTTCTGAGCGTGATAGTGATTCTCGTGATAAGTGGAGGCCGCGCCATCGCATAGACTGTCAATCAGCTGGGGCAGGCCCATATCGTGCTGCACCAGGATTTGGGATGGCTCGAGGGCAGGTGGAAAAAGTAGGATTTGCTGCTGGACGAGGGAGGTCTAACACTAATGGAAGCCTACAGATTGGCAAACTTGTACTAGGAAAATCTAGCTGTTTTGCCAATATGTATTGCTATCCCAGAGGAAAGCTCCTTGATATTTATCGCAAGCAAAAGAAGGATTCGACTTTTGATATGCCTGATGGGATGGAGCATGTATCACCAATAACCCAAGTGGGCTCGATTGAGCCATTGGCTTTTGTTGCCCCTGATGCAGAGGAAGAG GCTGGTCTGGGTGACATATATAAGGGAAGAATTACTAGCAGTGAAGTGGTATACAACCCGTCTGGGGACATGAATGTATTAGATGAAGATGCTAAAG GATCTAGCAATGTCAGTGTaagcaaggaggaaggaaaaaatGTCCAATCTGCTGAAAAGGTCGAtttaaacaattcttttccgGTTACTGGTGCTGAGTCACCTATTTGTGGCTCACAAACACATATTTTAAAAG AAAGTGTTGCTACTGAAGGTGAGCAGAAAGTTCTGGCGGTCACAGCAGTGGGTGATAGGGAGATTGATCCCAGTAATGATGACGCTGACTTAAAAAGTTCAAGATGCCAGGAG CAAACCGCAAGCAGTGATCATCAGTATTTGAAGAGCAATGAGGACGCCCAGCTATTGGAAAGAATTGTCACACCTGAGGATATGAGTTTGTGCTACCTCGATCCTCAAGGGAATATCCAAGGGCCTTTCCTGGGGATCGATATAATTGCATGGTTTGAGCAAGGATTTTTCGGAATTGACTTGCCAGTTCGTTCATTTGATGCGCCCAATGGATCTCTTTTTCAAGAACTTGGTGAAGTGATGCCACATCTGAAAACTAAATCTGGGCCTGTCTATAATTCTAGTTTGCCTACTCAATTAGAGCCATTGGATGCTGTTGGAGGCAGCTTGGAAGAGAGAACATCTGCTCCTAACTATGATGGGGGGTCTGCAATTCTAAACAATCAAGGCATTCAGAATGTTGTAGCAGAAGATGAGG AAATCGTATTTCCTGGAAGGCCCAAAAGCAGCAGTGATTGCCTATTGAGGTCTTCAGCTGACATTCATGGCACATTTGCAAATCCTCCCAGCCTTAATTCCCTTGCAAATGAAGTTTTAGAAACTAGCATGCCTGATCAGCAGGACGATAAGTTGCATCCTTTTGGCCTGTTGATGTCAGAGCTCAGGGGCAACTCACGTTTAAGGCCTGCTCAATCATCTCATGCGTCTTTCCGCATTGATGATCAGGTTCATTTTAGAGATTCCTTCTTTGAGGAAGGTGCCACTGTTGCTAATCAGAATTCCCTTACTGCCATGATTGATCAACCTTGCTTTGTGGAGATACAGCCtgataattatataaaaaataacacTAATGTTAGTCTGGGTTCTATAGATCCTCACCACTTATCTCGCTTGGGACAACAAAACAGTGGCTTTGACCCGGCAGAGTATATAATGTCACAACAATTACTAAAAGAACGGTTTCAGCAGCTGAACCATCTTTCTCCACTTACTGTTGCACATAGTGCAGGAACAGGAGTGGACCGGTTCCCTGGCTTTGGTTTTCCTGACAGCAAGAACCCTAATATCCAGCCGTCGTTCCATTATCCGGTGGCAGATATGgaacatatttttgaaatgcaGCATCAGTTGGAGCTTCGTCAACACCAACACCAGTTGGAGCTTCAGCAACAGCAGCGTCAGTTGGAGCTTCAGCAACAGCAGCGTCAGTTGGAGCTTCAGCAACAGCAGCGTAAGTTGGAGCTTCAGCAACACCAGCGTCGGTTGGAGCTTCAGCAACACCAGCGTCAGTTGGAGCTTCAGCAACAGCATCGTCAGTTGGAGATTCAGGAACACCAGCGTCAGGTGGAGCTGCAGCGCCAGCATCAGGTGGAGCTGCATCACCAACGTCAATTGGAGCTTCAGCAGCAACAGCGTCAGCTGGAGCTTCAGCAAAAGCGTCACTTGCAGGAGCAGCTTCACCAACACCAAATGAAATTGCAGCAACAACAGAAATCTCAAGCTCAACATGTGCTCATTGAACAGTTTTTGCATCAACAAATATCGGATTCTGGTTATGGGCAGTGGAAGGCGGATGCTACAAGAGGCAACCCTTTCGATCAATTACATTCAAGGAAGCACATTCTAGATGACTTGCACCAGATATCCCATTCCTCAAGACACGATCCATTGTTAGAGCATATCATCCAAGAAAATATAGGACGCTCAGGACAGACTGATTTCTTTGACCTCATATCTCAGGCCAAGCAAGGGAATATGCACATTTCGGATCTGCAAGCACAGCAGTTGTCCGCAGCATTGAGAGAGCAACTGCAGATGGAAGGGGAAAGGCATGTCGGTGGGCCTCGGTTCGTAGATGAAGCAAGCCAAGTTGTCAGGAATCCTGTTGGTCATCACCAGGCTCAGATGGTAGGATTTAGCTCTTCAGAAAATTACCAGCAACAGCAGAGGTTTCCCACCCATGAACAGCAACTAAGCCATCTCAATTGGAATCATGCCACACGGGAGCAACCTCAGGGAGGGTTCTACGAACCTAACTCTCTGGAATTTGAGAGGTCATCTGTTCCTGCTAGTTCCCATGCGATGAACTTGGATATTCTGAGTGCACGTGGGCGGGGTCTGGATGAGTTTTATTCTTCTCATCCAGTTGGTTTGGAGCACTTGCCCTTTGGGAACAATGGACATCTGGAAGATAGCTCCATTGAATCACTGCGTCGTCATGCTGAGCAAACCCGCGACTCAGAAGCTACCATGGCTTTTGCTGATTCAGGTATATGGGCTTCATCCGATGGTGATAAAGAACACTCAAAACAATTTTTGATGGACCTTCACCAAAAATTCAGTCAATCTGTACAGTTATCAGAAGTTGATTATCAGCATCACCTATCGTCCTCCGGAAGTGGGGGAGAATCTGTACATTATCCATTTAATCTTCTTCCTGATCAACCAGTTGGTATGAACAACTCCTTCACAGAAGGGCCTTTTAGATCTAATTCCAGAGCATTTGTGGAAGATTTATCAGAGTTGGAGGGAAATAATTGGAAGAAACAGGGAGTGAAAAGCTATGAAGGCAACATGGGAGAACAAGAAGAAACATCAAGGGATCTTCGTAGTAATGCCCATAGCAGGCAGAGGTCACTTAGCAGTGCTG GTGGAGGTGGGAGTTTTTACAGCTCTGAGACAGGGATAGATAAACCACTTGGGGAAGAGGTTTCTAATGGGAG ACTGCCTTCTATTGTAACCAAAGGGTATGACAATGCTTTGAATAGACGCCGAGTTTTATCTTCCCAGGACGTTTTGTCTGAAGCAGCACTTCCTTTACCTGTCAAACAAAGAAATCCGGCTGCAACCCAGGTCTCTGAAACTCAAGCATGTAGCAAGAATGATGCGCAATTTAGGAGAACTTCGTCTTACAATGACACATCTGTGTCCGAGACATCATTCATAGACATGCTCAAGAAACCAGTCATTTCAGAGGCTGATGCGGCCAACAGAGCAGCTGCACTGGAATCGTCTGATGGAGGTGGCCAAGCGGGGCGCACTGGCAAGAAGAAAGGGAAGAAGGGAAGACAGATCGATCCTGCTCTCCTCGGCTTTAAGGTTACCAGCAACCGGATCTTGATGGGTGAGATCCATCGCCTTAACGATTAA
- the LOC126634234 gene encoding uncharacterized protein LOC126634234 isoform X1, with amino-acid sequence MAHGKVSLPQDLLPSNLVDSHFSAKDEAFHGNSEEKALTGSLDLSIGDQVASDSSIPLSPQWLYAKPDSKTLATGTSGEVHANDSLSHGNSTDPNSRDIWRVDGSQEKKDWKRNAPDLDSSRRWREEERETGLLGRRDRKKEDRCLGTSLTRDNTETRAEDRRVGATTTKDAAENKVLSSDRWIESRRDNKWSSRWGPEDKEKDSRIGKKTDVEREDVHVEKQSFSNSNRSASERDSDSRDKWRPRHRIDCQSAGAGPYRAAPGFGMARGQVEKVGFAAGRGRSNTNGSLQIGKLVLGKSSCFANMYCYPRGKLLDIYRKQKKDSTFDMPDGMEHVSPITQVGSIEPLAFVAPDAEEEAGLGDIYKGRITSSEVVYNPSGDMNVLDEDAKGSSNVSVSKEEGKNVQSAEKVDLNNSFPVTGAESPICGSQTHILKESVATEGEQKVLAVTAVGDREIDPSNDDADLKSSRCQEQTASSDHQYLKSNEDAQLLERIVTPEDMSLCYLDPQGNIQGPFLGIDIIAWFEQGFFGIDLPVRSFDAPNGSLFQELGEVMPHLKTKSGPVYNSSLPTQLEPLDAVGGSLEERTSAPNYDGGSAILNNQGIQNVVAEDEEIVFPGRPKSSSDCLLRSSADIHGTFANPPSLNSLANEVLETSMPDQQDDKLHPFGLLMSELRGNSRLRPAQSSHASFRIDDQVHFRDSFFEEGATVANQNSLTAMIDQPCFVEIQPDNYIKNNTNVSLGSIDPHHLSRLGQQNSGFDPAEYIMSQQLLKERFQQLNHLSPLTVAHSAGTGVDRFPGFGFPDSKNPNIQPSFHYPVADMEHIFEMQHQLELRQHQHQLELQQQQRQLELQQQQRQLELQQQQRKLELQQHQRRLELQQHQRQLELQQQHRQLEIQEHQRQVELQRQHQVELHHQRQLELQQQQRQLELQQKRHLQEQLHQHQMKLQQQQKSQAQHVLIEQFLHQQISDSGYGQWKADATRGNPFDQLHSRKHILDDLHQISHSSRHDPLLEHIIQENIGRSGQTDFFDLISQAKQGNMHISDLQAQQLSAALREQLQMEGERHVGGPRFVDEASQVVRNPVGHHQAQMVGFSSSENYQQQQRFPTHEQQLSHLNWNHATREQPQGGFYEPNSLEFERSSVPASSHAMNLDILSARGRGLDEFYSSHPVGLEHLPFGNNGHLEDSSIESLRRHAEQTRDSEATMAFADSGIWASSDGDKEHSKQFLMDLHQKFSQSVQLSEVDYQHHLSSSGSGGESVHYPFNLLPDQPVGMNNSFTEGPFRSNSRAFVEDLSELEGNNWKKQGVKSYEGNMGEQEETSRDLRSNAHSRQRSLSSAGGGGSFYSSETGIDKPLGEEVSNGRLPSIVTKGYDNALNRRRVLSSQDVLSEAALPLPVKQRNPAATQVSETQACSKNDAQFRRTSSYNDTSVSETSFIDMLKKPVISEADAANRAAALESSDGGGQAGRTGKKKGKKGRQIDPALLGFKVTSNRILMGEIHRLND; translated from the exons ATGGCGCATGGAAAAGTCAGTCTCCCTCAAGATCTCCTCCCCTCGAATCTGGTCGATTCACACTTCTCCGCCAAAG ATGAAGCCTTCCACGGAAACAGTGAGGAGAAGGCGCTAACGGGGTCCCTTGACTTGTCAATTGGTG ATCAAGTTGCCTCGGACAGCAGCATCCCTTTGTCTCCACAATGGCTATATGCTAAACCAGATTCCAAGACACTAGCAACTGGAACGTCAGGG GAAGTGCATGCAAATGATTCTCTGTCTCATGGAAACTCAACTGATCCCAATTCGAGAGACATTTGGCGTGTAGATGGATCTCAGGAGAAAAAAGATTGGAAGAGGAATGCACCTGATTTAGATAGTAGTCGCCGCTGGCgtgaagaggagagagaaacagGCTTACTTGGTAGGAGAGATCGAAAGAAAGAAGATCGCTGTCTAGGTACTAGTTTGACCAGGGATAATACTGAGACTAGAGCAGAAGATCGCCGTGTAGGTGCGACTACAACTAAGGATGCTGCAGAGAATAAAGTATTGTCTTCTGACCGCTGGATTGAATCCCGAAGAGATAACAAATGGTCATCAAGGTGGGGGCCTGAAGATAAAGAGAAGGACTCACGAATAGGGAAAAAGACTGATGTTGAGAGGGAAGATGTACATGTCGAGAAGCAGTCTTTTTCCAACAGCAACCGTTCCGCTTCTGAGCGTGATAGTGATTCTCGTGATAAGTGGAGGCCGCGCCATCGCATAGACTGTCAATCAGCTGGGGCAGGCCCATATCGTGCTGCACCAGGATTTGGGATGGCTCGAGGGCAGGTGGAAAAAGTAGGATTTGCTGCTGGACGAGGGAGGTCTAACACTAATGGAAGCCTACAGATTGGCAAACTTGTACTAGGAAAATCTAGCTGTTTTGCCAATATGTATTGCTATCCCAGAGGAAAGCTCCTTGATATTTATCGCAAGCAAAAGAAGGATTCGACTTTTGATATGCCTGATGGGATGGAGCATGTATCACCAATAACCCAAGTGGGCTCGATTGAGCCATTGGCTTTTGTTGCCCCTGATGCAGAGGAAGAG GCTGGTCTGGGTGACATATATAAGGGAAGAATTACTAGCAGTGAAGTGGTATACAACCCGTCTGGGGACATGAATGTATTAGATGAAGATGCTAAAG GATCTAGCAATGTCAGTGTaagcaaggaggaaggaaaaaatGTCCAATCTGCTGAAAAGGTCGAtttaaacaattcttttccgGTTACTGGTGCTGAGTCACCTATTTGTGGCTCACAAACACATATTTTAAAAG AAAGTGTTGCTACTGAAGGTGAGCAGAAAGTTCTGGCGGTCACAGCAGTGGGTGATAGGGAGATTGATCCCAGTAATGATGACGCTGACTTAAAAAGTTCAAGATGCCAGGAG CAAACCGCAAGCAGTGATCATCAGTATTTGAAGAGCAATGAGGACGCCCAGCTATTGGAAAGAATTGTCACACCTGAGGATATGAGTTTGTGCTACCTCGATCCTCAAGGGAATATCCAAGGGCCTTTCCTGGGGATCGATATAATTGCATGGTTTGAGCAAGGATTTTTCGGAATTGACTTGCCAGTTCGTTCATTTGATGCGCCCAATGGATCTCTTTTTCAAGAACTTGGTGAAGTGATGCCACATCTGAAAACTAAATCTGGGCCTGTCTATAATTCTAGTTTGCCTACTCAATTAGAGCCATTGGATGCTGTTGGAGGCAGCTTGGAAGAGAGAACATCTGCTCCTAACTATGATGGGGGGTCTGCAATTCTAAACAATCAAGGCATTCAGAATGTTGTAGCAGAAGATGAGG AAATCGTATTTCCTGGAAGGCCCAAAAGCAGCAGTGATTGCCTATTGAGGTCTTCAGCTGACATTCATGGCACATTTGCAAATCCTCCCAGCCTTAATTCCCTTGCAAATGAAGTTTTAGAAACTAGCATGCCTGATCAGCAGGACGATAAGTTGCATCCTTTTGGCCTGTTGATGTCAGAGCTCAGGGGCAACTCACGTTTAAGGCCTGCTCAATCATCTCATGCGTCTTTCCGCATTGATGATCAGGTTCATTTTAGAGATTCCTTCTTTGAGGAAGGTGCCACTGTTGCTAATCAGAATTCCCTTACTGCCATGATTGATCAACCTTGCTTTGTGGAGATACAGCCtgataattatataaaaaataacacTAATGTTAGTCTGGGTTCTATAGATCCTCACCACTTATCTCGCTTGGGACAACAAAACAGTGGCTTTGACCCGGCAGAGTATATAATGTCACAACAATTACTAAAAGAACGGTTTCAGCAGCTGAACCATCTTTCTCCACTTACTGTTGCACATAGTGCAGGAACAGGAGTGGACCGGTTCCCTGGCTTTGGTTTTCCTGACAGCAAGAACCCTAATATCCAGCCGTCGTTCCATTATCCGGTGGCAGATATGgaacatatttttgaaatgcaGCATCAGTTGGAGCTTCGTCAACACCAACACCAGTTGGAGCTTCAGCAACAGCAGCGTCAGTTGGAGCTTCAGCAACAGCAGCGTCAGTTGGAGCTTCAGCAACAGCAGCGTAAGTTGGAGCTTCAGCAACACCAGCGTCGGTTGGAGCTTCAGCAACACCAGCGTCAGTTGGAGCTTCAGCAACAGCATCGTCAGTTGGAGATTCAGGAACACCAGCGTCAGGTGGAGCTGCAGCGCCAGCATCAGGTGGAGCTGCATCACCAACGTCAATTGGAGCTTCAGCAGCAACAGCGTCAGCTGGAGCTTCAGCAAAAGCGTCACTTGCAGGAGCAGCTTCACCAACACCAAATGAAATTGCAGCAACAACAGAAATCTCAAGCTCAACATGTGCTCATTGAACAGTTTTTGCATCAACAAATATCGGATTCTGGTTATGGGCAGTGGAAGGCGGATGCTACAAGAGGCAACCCTTTCGATCAATTACATTCAAGGAAGCACATTCTAGATGACTTGCACCAGATATCCCATTCCTCAAGACACGATCCATTGTTAGAGCATATCATCCAAGAAAATATAGGACGCTCAGGACAGACTGATTTCTTTGACCTCATATCTCAGGCCAAGCAAGGGAATATGCACATTTCGGATCTGCAAGCACAGCAGTTGTCCGCAGCATTGAGAGAGCAACTGCAGATGGAAGGGGAAAGGCATGTCGGTGGGCCTCGGTTCGTAGATGAAGCAAGCCAAGTTGTCAGGAATCCTGTTGGTCATCACCAGGCTCAGATGGTAGGATTTAGCTCTTCAGAAAATTACCAGCAACAGCAGAGGTTTCCCACCCATGAACAGCAACTAAGCCATCTCAATTGGAATCATGCCACACGGGAGCAACCTCAGGGAGGGTTCTACGAACCTAACTCTCTGGAATTTGAGAGGTCATCTGTTCCTGCTAGTTCCCATGCGATGAACTTGGATATTCTGAGTGCACGTGGGCGGGGTCTGGATGAGTTTTATTCTTCTCATCCAGTTGGTTTGGAGCACTTGCCCTTTGGGAACAATGGACATCTGGAAGATAGCTCCATTGAATCACTGCGTCGTCATGCTGAGCAAACCCGCGACTCAGAAGCTACCATGGCTTTTGCTGATTCAGGTATATGGGCTTCATCCGATGGTGATAAAGAACACTCAAAACAATTTTTGATGGACCTTCACCAAAAATTCAGTCAATCTGTACAGTTATCAGAAGTTGATTATCAGCATCACCTATCGTCCTCCGGAAGTGGGGGAGAATCTGTACATTATCCATTTAATCTTCTTCCTGATCAACCAGTTGGTATGAACAACTCCTTCACAGAAGGGCCTTTTAGATCTAATTCCAGAGCATTTGTGGAAGATTTATCAGAGTTGGAGGGAAATAATTGGAAGAAACAGGGAGTGAAAAGCTATGAAGGCAACATGGGAGAACAAGAAGAAACATCAAGGGATCTTCGTAGTAATGCCCATAGCAGGCAGAGGTCACTTAGCAGTGCTG GTGGAGGTGGGAGTTTTTACAGCTCTGAGACAGGGATAGATAAACCACTTGGGGAAGAGGTTTCTAATGGGAG ACTGCCTTCTATTGTAACCAAAGGGTATGACAATGCTTTGAATAGACGCCGAGTTTTATCTTCCCAGGACGTTTTGTCTGAAGCAGCACTTCCTTTACCTGTCAAACAAAGAAATCCGGCTGCAACCCAGGTCTCTGAAACTCAAGCATGTAGCAAGAATGATGCGCAATTTAGGAGAACTTCGTCTTACAATGACACATCTGTGTCCGAGACATCATTCATAGACATGCTCAAGAAACCAGTCATTTCAGAGGCTGATGCGGCCAACAGAGCAGCTGCACTGGAATCGTCTGATGGAGGTGGCCAAGCGGGGCGCACTGGCAAGAAGAAAGGGAAGAAGGGAAGACAGATCGATCCTGCTCTCCTCGGCTTTAAGGTTACCAGCAACCGGATCTTGATGGGTGAGATCCATCGCCTTAACGATTAA